From the genome of Etheostoma spectabile isolate EspeVRDwgs_2016 chromosome 10, UIUC_Espe_1.0, whole genome shotgun sequence, one region includes:
- the si:ch1073-44g3.1 gene encoding UPF0461 protein C5orf24 homolog isoform X1 produces the protein MACLLPQKIMMHQVNSSNSDFCMSELAEDCHPASHFDLCSTQSKFYPSPTAPGLPLSLASLAPLPQGMHKAMVCQMQDTQNDFQPQPVRIRGGEAAGPDGSKKKKGIAKSGRRGRPSGTTKSAGYRTSTGRPLGTTRAAGFKTSPGRPLGTTKAAGYKVSPGRPPGSIKSLARLKKLEFGCDSAKKLDFSNCSVPKKLDFTGCDVPPFPYTMMEKRPHCEPSAKVAESSE, from the exons ATGGCCTGTTTGCTTCCCCAAAAA ATAATGATGCATCAAGTGAATAGCAGCAACAGTGACTTTTGTATGAGTGAACTGGCAGAAGACTGTCATCCAGCCAGCCACTTTGATTTATGTAGCACACAATCCAAATTCTACCCTTCCCCGACTGCTCCTGGTCTGCCGCTGTCCCTTGCCAGCCTAGCCCCTTTGCCACAGGGCATGCACAAGGCCATGGTATGTCAAATGCAAGACACCCAGAATGACTTCCAGCCTCAGCCGGTGAGAATCAGGGGCGGTGAGGCTGCAGGGCCTGATGgctcaaagaagaagaagggcatAGCGAAGTCGGGCCGGAGAGGGAGACCATCAGGGACCACAAAGTCAGCTGGTTACCGTACAAGTACTGGGCGTCCACTTGGGACAACTAGGGCAGCTGGATTCAAAACCAGCCCAGGGAGGCCCCTTGGTACCACCAAAGCAGCCGGATATAAGGTCAGCCCCGGGAGGCCCCCCGGCAGCATCAAGAGTCTAGCTCGGCTCAAGAAGCTGGAGTTTGGTTGCGACAGTGCCAAGAAACTTGACTTTAGCAACTGTAGTGTTCCCAAGAAACTAGACTTCACTGGCTGTGATGTTCCACCTTTTCCATACACAATGATGGAGAAAAGACCCCACTGTGAGCCCAGTGCCAAGGTGGCTGAAAGCAGCGAATAG
- the si:ch1073-44g3.1 gene encoding UPF0461 protein C5orf24 homolog isoform X2, with the protein MMHQVNSSNSDFCMSELAEDCHPASHFDLCSTQSKFYPSPTAPGLPLSLASLAPLPQGMHKAMVCQMQDTQNDFQPQPVRIRGGEAAGPDGSKKKKGIAKSGRRGRPSGTTKSAGYRTSTGRPLGTTRAAGFKTSPGRPLGTTKAAGYKVSPGRPPGSIKSLARLKKLEFGCDSAKKLDFSNCSVPKKLDFTGCDVPPFPYTMMEKRPHCEPSAKVAESSE; encoded by the coding sequence ATGATGCATCAAGTGAATAGCAGCAACAGTGACTTTTGTATGAGTGAACTGGCAGAAGACTGTCATCCAGCCAGCCACTTTGATTTATGTAGCACACAATCCAAATTCTACCCTTCCCCGACTGCTCCTGGTCTGCCGCTGTCCCTTGCCAGCCTAGCCCCTTTGCCACAGGGCATGCACAAGGCCATGGTATGTCAAATGCAAGACACCCAGAATGACTTCCAGCCTCAGCCGGTGAGAATCAGGGGCGGTGAGGCTGCAGGGCCTGATGgctcaaagaagaagaagggcatAGCGAAGTCGGGCCGGAGAGGGAGACCATCAGGGACCACAAAGTCAGCTGGTTACCGTACAAGTACTGGGCGTCCACTTGGGACAACTAGGGCAGCTGGATTCAAAACCAGCCCAGGGAGGCCCCTTGGTACCACCAAAGCAGCCGGATATAAGGTCAGCCCCGGGAGGCCCCCCGGCAGCATCAAGAGTCTAGCTCGGCTCAAGAAGCTGGAGTTTGGTTGCGACAGTGCCAAGAAACTTGACTTTAGCAACTGTAGTGTTCCCAAGAAACTAGACTTCACTGGCTGTGATGTTCCACCTTTTCCATACACAATGATGGAGAAAAGACCCCACTGTGAGCCCAGTGCCAAGGTGGCTGAAAGCAGCGAATAG
- the atp5po gene encoding ATP synthase peripheral stalk subunit OSCP, mitochondrial codes for MAALMLGQQVRQFSTSVVRPASKLVKPPIQVYGVEGRYATALFSAASKQKNLDQVEQELKKVSVLIKDPNLSGIVMNPHVRRSIKQKTFNDALTKAKVSPITVNLINVLSDNGRLSRTGDVIAAFGKMMSAHRGEVICTVTTAQPLDEANLADLKVALKGFLQKGETIKLETKSDSSILGGMIVSIGDKYVDMSTKTKIQKLTKLIRET; via the exons ATGGCAGCACTCATGCTAGGGCAGCAG GTCCGCCAGTTCAGCACGTCTGTGGTCAGACCTGCATCAAAACTGGTTAAG CCTCCCATCCAGGTCTATGGAGTGGAGGGCCGCTATGCCACTGCTCTGTTCTCAGCGGCCAGTAAGCAGAAAAATCTGGACCAAGTGGAGCAGGAGCTCAAAAAAGTGTCT GTTCTGATCAAGGACCCCAATCTTTCTGGTATTGTGATGAATCCTCATGTAAGACGCAGCATCAAGCAGAAGACTTTCAATGATGCTCTGACAAAGGCCAAGGTTTCACCCATCACTGTCAACCTCATCA atgttttgtcTGACAACGGTCGCCTTTCTCGAACTGGTGATGTTATCGCTGCCTTTGGCAAGATGATGAGTGCACACCGCGGAGAGGTCATCTGCACCGTCACCACTGCTCAG CCTTTGGATGAAGCTAATCTTGCTGACCTGAAAGTAGCGCTCAAGGGCTTCCTTCAGAAGGGTGAAACTATCAAGCTGGAAACAAAG TCTGATTCTTCAATCCTGGGGGGCATGATCGTCAGTATCGGGGACAAGTATGTGGACATGTCCACCAAAACAAAGATACAGAAGCTGACCAAGCTCATCAGGGAAACTTAA
- the LOC116697222 gene encoding serine/threonine-protein phosphatase 2A catalytic subunit alpha isoform gives MDDKSFTKELDGWIEQLNECKQLSENQVKVLCEKAKEILTKESNVQEVRCPVTVCGDVHGQFHDLMELFKIGGKSPDTNYLFMGDYVDRGYYSVETVSLLVSLKVRFRERITILRGNHESRQITQVYGFYDECLRKYGNANVWKYFTDLFDYLPLTALVDNQIFCLHGGLSPSIDTLEHIRALDRLQEVPHEGPMCDLLWSDPDDRGGWGISPRGAGYTFGQDISETFNHANGLTLVSRAHQLVMEGYNWCHDRNVVTIFSAPNYCYRCGNQAAIMELDDTLKYSFLQFDPAPRRGEPHVTRRTPDYFL, from the exons ATGGACGACAAGTCATTCACCAAGGAGTTGGACGGATGGATTGAACAACTGAATGAGTGCAAACAGCTGAGCGAGAATCAGGTCAAAGTCCTATGTGAAAAG GCCAAGGAAATCCTGACAAAGGAGTCCAATGTGCAGGAGGTGAGATGTCCGGTGACAGTCTGCGGAGATGTCCATGGTCAGTTTCATGACCTAATGGAGCTGTTTAAGATCGGAGGGAAGTCCCCAGACACTAACTATCTCTTCATGGGAGACTATGTTGACAGAGGCTACTATTCTGTGGAGACAGTTAGTCTCCTGGTTTCTCttaag GTAAGGTTCCGTGAACGAATCACAATCCTCAGAGGGAACCATGAGAGCAGACAGATCACACAAGTGTACGGCTTCTACGACGAGTGCTTAAGGAAATATGGAAACGCCAATGTTTGGAAGTATTTCACAGATCTGTTTGACTATCTGCCCCTTACTGCACTGGTAGATAATCAG ATTTTCTGCCTCCATGGAGGACTGTCTCCTTCAATAGACACACTGGAACACATCAGAGCGCTGGATCGCTTGCAGGAGGTTCCTCATGAG GGTCCAATGTGTGACTTGTTATGGTCGGACCCGGATGACCGTGGTGGCTGGGGCATCTCCCCCCGTGGTGCCGGTTACACCTTTGGGCAGGACATTTCCGAGACCTTCAACCACGCAAACGGCCTCACTTTGGTTTCAAGAGCCCACCAGCTGGTGATGGAG GGATATAATTGGTGCCACGACCGTAATGTAGTGACCATCTTCAGTGCACCAAACTATTGTTATCGTTGTGGAAACCAGGCAGCGATCATGGAACTTGATGACACATTGAAATACTCCTT CCTACAGTTCGACCCCGCACCTCGCAGAGGGGAGCCGCACGTGACGCGGCGCACGCCTGACTATTTCCTGTAA